ATCCGTGCAAACAAAGGTTCGGGTGCGTCCGGTCGAAGGCTCATGGCGCGTTCATAGGCCTTGGTCGCTCTCTCCCATTGCTTGCGCGCCTGGCCAAGATTTCCCTCCGCCATGTCCCCCGGGAAAGGGTCGCCGCCGGCCGCTTGAATCCGGGTGAGTGTCGCCTCGGCGCCGCGCCATTCCTGGTCCCCCATTTGCAGGGTCAACATCATTCCCAAGGTTTCAATGTCGTTCGGAAGCTCTTTGAGGATCGCTTCCAGGCGTCCGCGGGCGGCCTCGCGGTTTCCCTCTGCGGCATCCAAGCGGGCCAGGGCCCGACGGGCGTCAAACTGCCGGCCATCCAATGCAACGCCTTTCTCCAAGCTTTCACGGCCCAGGTGCTCCTCGCCCGCCAGCAGGTAGGCCTGTCCTAACAAGACATGGACATCCGCCCTTTCGGGCTGATCCTTGAGCACGCTCCGGAAGGCCTGAACGGCGTCCCGGCCTTCTCCGTCGAGCAGCGAGATCTTGCCTTCCAAAAGCAGGGCGTCAGATGAGCGGGTATTTTTCTTCAACACTTCCTGCAGGCGCTTATCCGCCGCGTCCCGTTTTCCTTCGGCGAAATCCAATTCGGCCAGTTTCACCCGGGCGTCGAGCCCTTGGGGACGATCTTCCTGGTCGTCCGCGATCCGTTCGTAGACTTTCCGGGCTTCATCGGGCTCATGGGCTTTTTGGTATAGCTGTCCCAAGGCAAACTGAAACTTGGCGGCCTCGCCCGATTTTTTGATCGCTTCCAGAAGAACCGCTTCGCCTTCTTTGATCCCTTTGTGGGCGGTCACAAACTCGGCAAGGCCCAGCCAGCCCTGATCGTTGTCCGGATCCAGACGGATCGCTTTTCTCAAGGTCGTTTCGGCCTTGTCCAACTCATGGTATTGTTCGTAGAACCCCGCCAGTCTTAAGCGGTGTTCAAAAACATGCGGTTCCACCTCGACCATTCTTTGAAAAAGAGGCTCCGCCTCGTCTTTTTTATCCAGATGGACCAGGATGTTCCCAAGGTTGCTGAGCAGGACGATGTTGTTGGGATTCGCTTCAACCGCCCTTCGTAAAATTTTCTCGGCCTCTTCCGGCCGCTGTTGACGGGCATAGAGGGCCGCCAACAGGCTGGCCGCATCCGGCTCCTTGGGATGAAGCCGCAGCACGTCTTCGGTCGCCCTGATCGCCTCCCCCACCTTCCCGTCGCGCACCATAAGAGCCGCTTTCAGGATCTCGGCCTGGGCATCGCCGGGATATTTTTTCAACACCCTATCCGCCATCTCCGCGACCTTGTCCGACATTCCGGCATCCAGATAGTATCGCCCCAGTTGGATCAAGGTCTCGCGGTGATCCGGATTGATTTCCACGACCCGGAGATAGTAGCCGAACGCCTCCTGCCAGTTTTTTTCTTTTTCTTCCACCTGGGCATACATGAAATAGGCGTCGGGATCCTTGGGATCAATCTTTAAGACATTGCGCAGCGCCACGCGGGCCTTCGGCCAGTTTCCATCCTGCATGTACTGCTTCGCCCGCGCCGTGTATTCGGCCTTTCGGGCCTCCGGGCTGCCGCACCCGACGACAGCCGCCAGGATCAGCAGCGGGACCGCCGTCCAGATTTTCATTCGCATCGTCTCGCTCCCTCGTTCCACAAAATACGCCACACCCAATCCCCTTCTACGTTGCCCAGGCCCGGACCCCAAGAATCATCAGAGACCAGAGCACCACCATGCCCAACAGGTTCAACCGATTCGAAAGCTTGACCAGAAGCAGCTCATACGCAAAAAAAAGGACGACAAGTTTCAACACGAGCAGGCCGAGAAGGATCTCGCCCAGGCGCATATCGGAGAGGCTCGGGATGATCATCGCGACCAGCAAGACGAGAAAATCGAGCGGCGTGACCCGGAAAGAGGCCTCCCGATTCAGTTGAATGGCGATCAGGACCGACACCGCCATCAACACGAAGAAAAGGTTCACCGTCGTATGGAGCGAGCGGCCGGCGGCGGGGAAACCCCGCTCGCTCAGGTAAATCAAAAATGAACCCACCACATACAAGCCCAGACGGATCAGAAGCGGGATCGCCCGGCGGAAGGTCAGGAAGCCGCCGAGTAAAAGGCCGAACAACAGGACCGCAAATAATCCGAAATCGGCCGGGATCTGATGGGGGACAAAAGCGCCCAATCCCAAAAAAAGAAGCACCCCCGTCCCCAAAAACCAAAAGGAGATTTCCGCCAGAAAACGCGACTCCTTGATTCGTCGCATCAGGAGCACCGAAATCGAACGGTCCCGGGCCGGCCGCCCCCAATGGAGTCGACCGCGTGCCACCAGCGCGGAAAAAACAAAAACAAGCACCGCAAAAAAACCATACACGGCCAACAACTCGGCGTCGTCATGCCAGCGCATCAGGTAGGCCAGGCCGATCATCGTCGCCTGAAGGACGTAAATAATCACGACGGCCTCGTGATGGAAAAATCCGACCGATAAAAGCTTGTGGTGGATATGATTTTTATCCGGGAGAAAGGGGGACCGACCCGCGGCAAGGCGGTGGCCCATCACCATGAGCGTATCCAGCACCGGCAAACCGATAATGAGAAGGGCCAGAACCGGGCTGAACGGCGATCGAGAGGGATCGCTCAGCATAACGGCGGAAACGCCCGCGGAAAACCCGAGGAATTGACTCCCGCCGTCCCCCATGAAAATCTGCGCCGGATAGGTATTGAAGCGCAAAAATCCCAGAACGCTGCCGAGCACGGAGAACGAAATGATCATCACAACGGGGTCTCCCGAAAGGTAGGCCAGGTAGGCCAGCCCCGCGAAGCTGAGGAGACAAAGTCCCCCGGCCAGGCCGTCCAGTCCGTCCGACAGATTGATGGCGTTCGTGATGCCCAGCAACGCCACGACCGTCAACGGGGCGGCCAGCCACGGCAGGAAACCCGTCCCATCCAGAAAAGGGATGCTTTTCAACCGGATGCCTCCGTATCCCACCGCGATCAGGATCGCCAACAGTTGCACCAGAAACTTCGACTTGAAACCGAGACTCGCGCGGTCGTCCCACACCCCGAAAAAAAGAATGACCACCGCGCCCATCAGATACGAAAAAGCCTCCCGATCCATCGGCGCAAAGATAAGAATCGATGTCAAGGCGCCGGCGGCAAACGCAATCCCCCCCACCCGCACGACCGGCGCGTCGTGCATCTTCCGATCGCCGGGCATGTCCAGTAGATGAAAGGGGCCCGCCCATCGCATGAGCGGGGGGATCAACGCGATGCAGATCAGCAACGAACTCACGAAAGCGTAAAAGAGCGTCATTTCCATTTTCAATGCGGAATGAACCGGCCCAAAAGCGGACGGATCTCCCGCGTAAATTCCGCGAGAAGATGGTCGGCGTCCGAGTCGCTCGTCCCTTTGGCTACGGGAGCCGTCAAACGGATCAGGGCCCCGTCGGTTCTGTTTTTCGTTAAGGCATCCCAGAAAAGATAGAACTTGACCCGATACTCGTCGGTCAGAATTCTTCCCCGCTGCTGAAACCAGTAATAAACGACCTGCTTCTCGGTTCCCCTTTGGATGACCGCGCGGTTGACCGTCAAATTTTCCCCCGCCCGCGCCGCATCGATCCTCCTCTCCTCCAAGGCGGTAATCTCCCAGCCCCCTCCGGGAATGCAGGTCCGGGGGGAATGGGCCGATTGACCTTTCTTCTGCGATCGATAGTAAGCGATGTAAAGATTAACGGGCGGACCGACGGGGCCCCGATAGTCCGCGAGGAGGTAGTCGTCAAACCGGAGGGCTTTTACGTATTCCTCCTCCATCGGGTAACTGTTTCCCGCCCAGCTTCCCAATTTCATCGGGAAGTCGGAAAACGTCGCCCGAGAAGGCGGAATCTCTTCTCCCGACACGAGCTGGGTCGAGGCCATGATCACCGGCACGAAAAGAGCCAGGGACACGAGGTAGGCGGGGGAGGACAACAACGAGACCGGCGTCCGGGAAAGCGCGCCCTCTTTTCCGACGGCTTCCGCTTTCACCGGCGGAGGACCGAACCACTCGGCCAGGGAACGCCGTTTCCCCCGCGCGCCGATCCGGCCGAGGATCCACATTTCACCGAACAGAATCAGAAGACTGCAGACAAAGAGGAGCCAACCCGAGAAACTGTGGAAAAATCCTTCCGCAGGACCTCGTCCATAATGATCGACCAGCAGACCGGTCACGCCGATTCGAAACCCGTTAAGAAAAATAGCGATCGGAAAACTCGACAAAAAAAGGAACGCCCGCTTCCAGCGGGTCTCCCGGTAGAGATAGGCGCAGACCAAGGCCAGCGTGGACAGAGGGAAAAGATATCTCAAACCGCTGCAGGCCTCCGCAACCTGCAGCTGAATCGGTCCGAGGTCGATCACGTTTCCTTCCCGAAAGGCCGTCACTCCCATCAGTTTTAATATTCCCACCCCGAGTCCGGAAGAGATCAGCTGCAAGCGGGCTGAAAAACCCTGGTAGAGGAAGTCGGGAAGAGGAATCATGGTCAGGAGAAAAAAAACGGGGAAGGCGATCTCTTTCACGCCGCGTCCCCCGAGGGTCGAGAGCAACAGCCCGATCACAACCAAAAAAAGCGAAAGGTGGACCAGAACATAGAGGGTGGAAAGTTCCCCGATAAAATAAAGCCCCAAACCGGCCAGCACGAGCGGGAGCCCCCACCAGGTTCCGACCCGGCCCATCGTCCGCAGCCTCTCGCGCCGTTGCCAGATCAGGTAGAGGGAGATCAGCGGAACAAAGAAGCCGTAGCCGTAATTTTCATCGACGTACCACATTTTCACCATATAAGCGATTCCCTGGTGATAG
This Nitrospiria bacterium DNA region includes the following protein-coding sequences:
- a CDS encoding tetratricopeptide repeat protein; amino-acid sequence: MRMKIWTAVPLLILAAVVGCGSPEARKAEYTARAKQYMQDGNWPKARVALRNVLKIDPKDPDAYFMYAQVEEKEKNWQEAFGYYLRVVEINPDHRETLIQLGRYYLDAGMSDKVAEMADRVLKKYPGDAQAEILKAALMVRDGKVGEAIRATEDVLRLHPKEPDAASLLAALYARQQRPEEAEKILRRAVEANPNNIVLLSNLGNILVHLDKKDEAEPLFQRMVEVEPHVFEHRLRLAGFYEQYHELDKAETTLRKAIRLDPDNDQGWLGLAEFVTAHKGIKEGEAVLLEAIKKSGEAAKFQFALGQLYQKAHEPDEARKVYERIADDQEDRPQGLDARVKLAELDFAEGKRDAADKRLQEVLKKNTRSSDALLLEGKISLLDGEGRDAVQAFRSVLKDQPERADVHVLLGQAYLLAGEEHLGRESLEKGVALDGRQFDARRALARLDAAEGNREAARGRLEAILKELPNDIETLGMMLTLQMGDQEWRGAEATLTRIQAAGGDPFPGDMAEGNLGQARKQWERATKAYERAMSLRPDAPEPLFARMQVELAQGKKQEGIDRLRKLISAHPEQPYAHGMLGEILVLQKDQTGAEHEFLEGIRIKPDWVTPWIDLSNLKLLQARPSEAAQVLEKGLQANPKSEQLQVLLASAQTQIGQTDRAIQLYEKVLEKNPKALVAANNLASLLTERRGDSQSLDRALALSRDFEKNAPNPLFLDTLGWVYVKMGRVEDGVRVFQKIETRMPDRPILYYHLGMAYYKAGNEDKAKRYLAKAVHAARSFPGIEEARTTLAQIKG
- a CDS encoding MraY family glycosyltransferase gives rise to the protein MTLFYAFVSSLLICIALIPPLMRWAGPFHLLDMPGDRKMHDAPVVRVGGIAFAAGALTSILIFAPMDREAFSYLMGAVVILFFGVWDDRASLGFKSKFLVQLLAILIAVGYGGIRLKSIPFLDGTGFLPWLAAPLTVVALLGITNAINLSDGLDGLAGGLCLLSFAGLAYLAYLSGDPVVMIISFSVLGSVLGFLRFNTYPAQIFMGDGGSQFLGFSAGVSAVMLSDPSRSPFSPVLALLIIGLPVLDTLMVMGHRLAAGRSPFLPDKNHIHHKLLSVGFFHHEAVVIIYVLQATMIGLAYLMRWHDDAELLAVYGFFAVLVFVFSALVARGRLHWGRPARDRSISVLLMRRIKESRFLAEISFWFLGTGVLLFLGLGAFVPHQIPADFGLFAVLLFGLLLGGFLTFRRAIPLLIRLGLYVVGSFLIYLSERGFPAAGRSLHTTVNLFFVLMAVSVLIAIQLNREASFRVTPLDFLVLLVAMIIPSLSDMRLGEILLGLLVLKLVVLFFAYELLLVKLSNRLNLLGMVVLWSLMILGVRAWAT
- the xrtD gene encoding VPLPA-CTERM-specific exosortase XrtD, translating into MEFVSTSVAEILFKRRFWPMAALPVLLLGIIYHQGIAYMVKMWYVDENYGYGFFVPLISLYLIWQRRERLRTMGRVGTWWGLPLVLAGLGLYFIGELSTLYVLVHLSLFLVVIGLLLSTLGGRGVKEIAFPVFFLLTMIPLPDFLYQGFSARLQLISSGLGVGILKLMGVTAFREGNVIDLGPIQLQVAEACSGLRYLFPLSTLALVCAYLYRETRWKRAFLFLSSFPIAIFLNGFRIGVTGLLVDHYGRGPAEGFFHSFSGWLLFVCSLLILFGEMWILGRIGARGKRRSLAEWFGPPPVKAEAVGKEGALSRTPVSLLSSPAYLVSLALFVPVIMASTQLVSGEEIPPSRATFSDFPMKLGSWAGNSYPMEEEYVKALRFDDYLLADYRGPVGPPVNLYIAYYRSQKKGQSAHSPRTCIPGGGWEITALEERRIDAARAGENLTVNRAVIQRGTEKQVVYYWFQQRGRILTDEYRVKFYLFWDALTKNRTDGALIRLTAPVAKGTSDSDADHLLAEFTREIRPLLGRFIPH